A portion of the Bifidobacterium bifidum ATCC 29521 = JCM 1255 = DSM 20456 genome contains these proteins:
- a CDS encoding L-ribulose-5-phosphate 4-epimerase — protein sequence MVSLADFGPEVRAEVKQVREVVAALHQQLIKWNLVVWTAGNVSQRLHSADLMVIKPSGLRYEYLTPSSMVVCDLDGNVVDGAEAPSSDTASHAYIYRNMPDVYGVVHTHSTYATAWAATGQNIPCGLTMMGDEFGGPVPVGPFRLIGSEAIGKGVVETLKKYPKSQAVLMQNHGPFTIGKDAEAAVKAAAMTEEVAHTMWAARQLGDIIEIPQADIDKLNDRYQNVYGQH from the coding sequence ATGGTTTCGTTGGCTGATTTTGGTCCTGAGGTTCGTGCTGAGGTCAAGCAGGTGCGTGAGGTCGTGGCGGCCTTGCATCAGCAGCTGATCAAGTGGAACCTGGTGGTGTGGACGGCGGGTAATGTGTCGCAGCGTCTGCATTCGGCGGATCTGATGGTGATCAAGCCGTCGGGTCTGCGCTACGAGTACCTGACGCCGTCGAGCATGGTGGTGTGCGATCTGGACGGAAACGTGGTGGATGGGGCGGAGGCGCCTTCGTCGGATACGGCGTCGCACGCGTACATCTACCGCAACATGCCGGACGTGTACGGCGTGGTGCACACGCATTCGACGTACGCGACGGCGTGGGCGGCGACGGGTCAGAACATCCCGTGCGGCCTGACGATGATGGGTGACGAGTTCGGTGGTCCGGTGCCGGTGGGCCCGTTCCGTCTGATCGGCTCGGAGGCGATCGGCAAGGGCGTGGTGGAGACCCTGAAGAAGTATCCGAAGTCGCAGGCGGTGCTGATGCAGAACCACGGTCCGTTCACGATCGGCAAGGATGCGGAGGCCGCGGTGAAGGCCGCGGCGATGACGGAGGAGGTGGCTCATACGATGTGGGCCGCCCGTCAGCTGGGTGACATCATCGAGATTCCGCAGGCGGACATCGACAAGCTGAACGACCGTTACCAGAACGTGTACGGCCAGCACTGA
- the rplS gene encoding 50S ribosomal protein L19: MVNAVEAFDAKHMKPAEEIPAFRPGDTVDVNVKIKEGNNSRIQTFTGVVIARQGSGLRETFLVRKISFGTGVERRFPLHSPSIDSIKLVRKGRVRRAKLYYLRKLRGKAARIVERRDNSAKATQA, translated from the coding sequence ATGGTTAACGCTGTTGAGGCATTTGACGCCAAGCACATGAAGCCCGCCGAGGAGATCCCGGCGTTCCGTCCCGGCGACACCGTCGACGTCAACGTCAAGATCAAGGAAGGCAACAACTCCCGTATCCAGACCTTCACCGGTGTGGTGATCGCTCGTCAGGGCTCCGGCCTGCGCGAGACCTTCCTGGTCCGCAAGATCAGCTTCGGCACCGGCGTGGAGCGTCGCTTCCCGCTGCACTCCCCGTCCATCGACTCCATCAAGCTGGTGCGCAAGGGCCGCGTGCGTCGCGCGAAGCTGTACTACCTGCGCAAGCTGCGCGGCAAGGCGGCTCGCATCGTCGAGCGTCGCGACAACTCCGCCAAGGCGACTCAGGCCTGA
- the lepB gene encoding signal peptidase I gives MRPDDHRTDRAMPGSGTEFSRDEWIVAIADHGVDPTDMPGRVVGTDGRDSLVRRRKGAHRKTSPKHNNDSFSFRDLLIWCVVPFVAVLLVRIFLIGFYVIPSGSMRDTIEIGDRVITSKLTPKYFDLKRGDIVVFHDPANWLNQETTRGKGDYLIKRLIGLPGDVVECGGAGQPVKINGVAIDETSYIKSGVDPSSFSFRVEVTAGHIFVMGDNRASSADSRYHQDDGDHGLVPIDNVVGVGLMRYWPLNRMSFLSSHHDVFKDVPAGKAQ, from the coding sequence ATGCGGCCAGACGACCATCGGACGGATCGGGCCATGCCCGGTTCCGGCACCGAATTCAGCCGGGACGAATGGATCGTCGCCATAGCCGATCATGGCGTGGACCCCACCGATATGCCGGGGCGTGTAGTGGGCACCGACGGCCGAGACTCGTTGGTCCGCCGCAGGAAAGGCGCCCATCGCAAGACCTCGCCTAAGCACAACAATGATTCGTTCTCGTTCCGCGACCTGCTGATCTGGTGCGTCGTCCCCTTCGTGGCGGTACTGCTGGTACGCATCTTCCTGATCGGCTTTTACGTGATTCCGTCCGGATCGATGCGCGATACCATCGAGATCGGCGACCGGGTCATCACGTCGAAGCTCACGCCGAAATATTTCGATCTCAAACGCGGCGATATCGTCGTGTTCCACGACCCCGCGAACTGGCTGAACCAGGAGACCACCAGAGGCAAAGGCGATTATCTCATCAAACGCCTGATCGGCTTGCCGGGCGACGTGGTCGAGTGCGGCGGTGCCGGGCAGCCGGTCAAGATCAACGGCGTCGCGATTGACGAGACGTCATACATCAAATCCGGCGTCGACCCGAGCAGTTTCTCGTTCCGCGTCGAGGTGACCGCCGGGCATATTTTCGTCATGGGGGATAACCGCGCCAGCTCAGCCGACTCCCGATACCATCAGGACGACGGTGATCATGGCTTGGTGCCCATCGACAATGTGGTCGGAGTGGGACTGATGCGGTATTGGCCGCTGAACCGGATGAGTTTCCTGAGCTCCCATCATGATGTGTTCAAGGACGTGCCCGCCGGCAAGGCGCAGTGA
- a CDS encoding ribonuclease HII, translated as MAMIEHPTLDMERQLATQGCDVVIGCDEVGRGALAGPVMVGAAAMWSRDLAAAQVPAGVADSKLLTEHRREGIVDELRSWCAAYAVGQASNAEIDEWGISHALGIAALRALNDVERQLGMDGPAGSGRRVDVILDGPNDYITKTMNTFDAPALPIPVQVSCKVKGDRHCATVSCAAVIAKVTRDHLMVDIAQGNPRYAPYGWAHNKGYGSAAHRDAIARLGVTPLHRVTWHLT; from the coding sequence ATGGCGATGATCGAACATCCGACGCTTGATATGGAGCGGCAGCTTGCCACCCAAGGCTGCGATGTGGTGATCGGCTGCGATGAGGTCGGGCGCGGGGCGCTGGCCGGTCCGGTCATGGTCGGGGCGGCCGCCATGTGGTCACGTGACCTCGCCGCCGCGCAAGTGCCGGCCGGTGTCGCCGATTCCAAATTGCTGACCGAGCACAGGCGCGAAGGAATCGTCGACGAGTTGCGTTCGTGGTGCGCCGCTTACGCGGTAGGTCAGGCGAGTAACGCCGAAATCGACGAGTGGGGCATATCGCATGCGTTGGGCATCGCCGCCTTGCGGGCGCTCAACGATGTGGAGCGGCAGCTCGGCATGGACGGGCCGGCCGGTTCGGGTCGTCGCGTGGACGTCATCCTGGACGGTCCGAACGATTACATCACCAAGACGATGAACACGTTTGACGCGCCGGCGTTGCCGATTCCGGTACAGGTGTCGTGCAAGGTCAAGGGCGACCGTCATTGTGCGACCGTCTCCTGCGCGGCGGTCATCGCGAAGGTGACGAGGGACCACCTGATGGTTGACATCGCGCAGGGCAATCCGCGGTACGCGCCGTACGGCTGGGCGCACAACAAGGGATACGGCTCGGCGGCTCACCGCGACGCCATCGCCCGTCTGGGAGTCACGCCGCTGCATCGGGTCACGTGGCATCTGACCTGA
- a CDS encoding LacI family DNA-binding transcriptional regulator, translating into MFEVAKLAGVSHQTVSRVINDSPDVSDATRTKVQDAIKALDYRPSNSARALASHRSRTIGLIAGGMKFYGPISAISAIEMMARKHGLFMSVMMVHEALCTRAEFENLCGTFNEQNVDAFIMLTPTDVMFEAACYTQLTQPRVMITSTHGELSVSEGLRLIHSRERDRVSIVGIDQWGAMDDVVRMLTEYGHKRALYFAGPLGWRGAMTRLDAWVKLTRARSISSVTVRCKTWESTEAYARMNHILDSIGNQGGKLPTVVVTANDNQAVGVARALYEHGVRIPRDVSLVGFDDMPAMDNMIPPLTTIRPDFEALGVAAMRQVLHLLGEGDEVALPASAHGVGLLPAEVVKRSSLGPAANR; encoded by the coding sequence ATGTTCGAAGTCGCGAAGCTCGCCGGAGTCAGTCATCAGACGGTGTCCCGGGTCATCAACGATTCTCCCGATGTCTCCGACGCCACCCGCACCAAAGTGCAGGATGCCATCAAGGCGCTCGATTATCGTCCCAGCAACTCGGCGCGAGCGCTCGCATCGCACCGTTCCCGCACGATCGGCCTGATCGCAGGCGGCATGAAGTTCTACGGCCCTATTTCGGCGATTTCCGCGATCGAGATGATGGCGCGCAAGCACGGCCTGTTCATGTCGGTGATGATGGTGCATGAGGCGCTGTGCACGCGGGCGGAGTTCGAGAATCTGTGCGGCACGTTCAACGAGCAGAACGTCGACGCGTTCATCATGCTCACGCCCACCGATGTCATGTTCGAAGCGGCCTGCTACACGCAGCTGACGCAGCCTCGCGTGATGATCACCTCCACGCACGGCGAACTCAGCGTGAGCGAAGGGCTGCGCCTGATTCACTCGCGCGAGCGCGACCGCGTGTCGATCGTCGGTATCGACCAGTGGGGTGCGATGGACGATGTGGTGCGCATGCTGACCGAATACGGTCACAAGCGGGCGTTGTACTTCGCCGGTCCGTTGGGGTGGCGCGGTGCGATGACGCGACTGGATGCCTGGGTGAAACTGACCCGCGCCCGCTCCATCAGTTCCGTCACGGTGCGTTGCAAGACCTGGGAGTCGACCGAGGCGTACGCCAGGATGAACCATATTCTCGATTCCATCGGCAATCAGGGCGGCAAGTTGCCGACGGTCGTGGTCACGGCGAACGACAATCAGGCGGTGGGCGTCGCGCGTGCCCTGTATGAGCACGGTGTTCGCATTCCACGTGACGTCAGTCTGGTCGGGTTCGATGACATGCCGGCGATGGACAACATGATTCCGCCTCTGACCACGATTCGGCCTGATTTTGAGGCGTTGGGCGTCGCTGCGATGCGGCAGGTGCTGCATCTGCTGGGGGAAGGTGACGAAGTGGCGTTGCCCGCGTCCGCACATGGTGTCGGTCTGCTCCCCGCAGAGGTCGTGAAGCGTTCGTCGCTCGGTCCCGCCGCCAACCGCTGA
- a CDS encoding AMP-dependent synthetase/ligase, whose amino-acid sequence MISEYTSPGDVTVNDDETLYSLLTERIDRTGNATTIAARKTGPGAWSSITTGEFHRLVLAAAKGLIAFGVGKGDAVTLFSATRFEWGVLDFALAAIGAVNVPVYDTDSAAQAERIINDSGVKLAVTDNRERYDRLDSINDRCPGLQRILMMDGNALGALEGLGVSVSDEELEARIADTHADDLATIVYTSGSTGAPKGVELTHRNFLSVVRAGYECLGEVLCDNHPRLLLFLPLAHCFARFIQYCSIGSDDGVVGYLPDTKSLLPDLRSFKPTYLLGVPRVFEKVYNAASRKAGTGFKGRIFAQAAQCAREWSRTEQDGGKHSASQRARHAMFETSVYRAVRGALGPNIRYVACGGAPLSADLAHFFAGIGLPMIQGYGMTETAAPFTVTRVNDNKIGTVGQPAPGSSVRIADDGEVQVRGANVFRGYHNLPEKTAETFTADGWLKTGDLGSLDEDGRLMITGRKKDIIITAGGKNVSPIPMEEEIAKCPIVEHAVVVGDGRPFIGALVTLDPEGLASWLPTIGQPADLSLADAATLPQVREEIQPFVDRANATVSRAESVRKFVVLDAQFTQENSCLTPSLKVVRPAVNRVFSGAIDQELYAGKR is encoded by the coding sequence ATCATCAGCGAATACACCTCCCCCGGCGACGTCACCGTGAACGACGACGAGACACTGTACTCGCTACTCACCGAACGCATCGACCGCACCGGCAATGCGACCACCATCGCGGCGCGCAAGACCGGCCCGGGCGCGTGGTCGAGCATCACCACCGGCGAGTTCCACCGTCTGGTGCTCGCCGCAGCGAAGGGCCTCATCGCGTTCGGCGTCGGCAAGGGAGACGCGGTGACGCTGTTCTCCGCCACCCGCTTCGAGTGGGGCGTGCTGGATTTCGCGCTCGCCGCGATCGGCGCGGTGAACGTGCCGGTCTACGACACCGATTCCGCGGCACAGGCGGAGCGCATCATCAACGACTCCGGCGTGAAGCTCGCCGTCACCGATAACCGCGAACGCTATGACCGTCTCGATTCGATCAACGACCGATGCCCCGGCCTGCAGCGCATCCTCATGATGGACGGCAACGCGCTGGGCGCTTTGGAGGGATTGGGCGTGTCGGTCTCCGACGAGGAGCTGGAGGCGCGCATCGCCGACACCCATGCCGACGACCTCGCCACTATCGTGTATACGTCCGGCTCGACCGGCGCCCCGAAAGGCGTGGAGCTTACGCACCGCAATTTCCTGTCGGTGGTTCGAGCCGGATACGAGTGCCTCGGCGAGGTGCTGTGCGACAACCATCCACGGCTGCTGCTGTTCCTGCCCCTCGCCCACTGCTTCGCACGGTTCATCCAGTACTGCTCGATTGGCTCCGACGATGGCGTGGTCGGCTATCTGCCGGATACGAAGTCGCTGCTTCCCGACCTGCGCTCATTCAAGCCGACCTATCTGCTCGGCGTGCCGCGCGTGTTCGAGAAGGTGTACAACGCCGCGTCACGCAAGGCCGGCACCGGTTTCAAGGGGCGCATATTCGCGCAGGCCGCCCAGTGCGCCCGCGAATGGTCGCGCACCGAGCAGGACGGAGGCAAGCATTCCGCCAGCCAGCGCGCCCGGCACGCGATGTTCGAGACATCGGTGTACCGCGCGGTTCGCGGCGCACTCGGCCCGAACATCCGGTATGTGGCGTGCGGCGGGGCTCCGCTGAGCGCCGATCTGGCGCACTTCTTCGCCGGCATCGGTCTGCCGATGATCCAGGGATACGGTATGACGGAGACCGCGGCACCGTTTACGGTGACACGCGTGAACGACAACAAGATCGGCACGGTCGGCCAGCCCGCCCCCGGCTCGTCGGTGCGCATCGCGGACGACGGCGAGGTGCAGGTGCGCGGCGCGAACGTGTTCCGCGGCTATCACAATCTCCCCGAGAAGACCGCCGAAACGTTCACCGCCGACGGCTGGCTCAAGACCGGCGACCTCGGCTCGCTCGACGAGGACGGCCGGCTTATGATAACCGGCCGCAAGAAGGACATCATCATCACCGCCGGCGGCAAGAACGTCTCCCCCATCCCGATGGAGGAGGAGATCGCCAAGTGCCCGATCGTCGAGCACGCCGTGGTCGTGGGTGACGGGCGTCCGTTCATCGGCGCCTTGGTGACGCTTGACCCGGAAGGTCTGGCGTCGTGGCTGCCGACCATCGGTCAGCCGGCCGACTTGTCGCTAGCCGACGCGGCCACGCTCCCGCAGGTGCGCGAGGAGATCCAGCCGTTCGTCGACCGCGCGAACGCGACGGTCTCGCGGGCCGAATCGGTGCGCAAGTTCGTGGTGCTGGATGCGCAGTTCACCCAGGAGAACTCCTGCCTGACGCCGTCGCTGAAGGTCGTGCGTCCGGCTGTGAACCGCGTGTTCTCCGGCGCGATCGACCAGGAGCTGTACGCCGGCAAGCGCTGA
- the pdxS gene encoding pyridoxal 5'-phosphate synthase lyase subunit PdxS — MAENRSELNKNLAQMLKGGVIMDVTTPEQARVAEDAGACAVMALERIPADIRAAGGVSRMSDPAMIKGIQEAVSIPVMAKVRIGHIAEARILQAIDIDYIDESEVLSPADDVYHIDKTQFDVPFVCGAKNLGEALRRIAEGAAMIRTKGEPGTGDVIQAVRHMRTMNKQIRELVGLRDDEVFEAAKQLAVPVELARYVHDNGRLPVVNFAAGGVATPADAALMMELGAEGVFVGSGIFKSGDPAKRAAAIVKATANWQDADLLARLSENLGEAMVGINEDEIQTIMAARGE, encoded by the coding sequence ATGGCTGAAAACCGATCGGAACTGAACAAGAACCTGGCGCAGATGCTCAAGGGCGGCGTGATCATGGACGTGACGACTCCCGAGCAGGCTCGGGTCGCCGAGGACGCCGGCGCGTGCGCGGTCATGGCGTTGGAGCGCATCCCCGCTGATATCCGTGCCGCCGGCGGCGTCTCGCGTATGAGCGACCCGGCCATGATCAAGGGCATTCAGGAGGCCGTCTCCATTCCGGTCATGGCGAAGGTGCGCATCGGGCACATCGCTGAAGCCCGCATCCTGCAGGCCATCGACATCGACTACATCGACGAGTCCGAAGTGCTTTCGCCGGCCGATGACGTCTATCACATCGACAAGACACAGTTCGACGTACCGTTCGTGTGCGGTGCGAAGAACCTGGGTGAGGCGCTGCGCCGCATCGCCGAGGGGGCCGCGATGATTCGCACCAAGGGCGAGCCCGGCACCGGTGACGTGATCCAGGCCGTGCGTCACATGCGCACGATGAACAAGCAGATTCGCGAGCTCGTCGGCCTGCGTGACGACGAGGTGTTCGAGGCCGCCAAGCAGCTGGCCGTGCCGGTCGAGCTGGCGCGTTACGTGCACGACAACGGCCGACTGCCGGTCGTGAACTTCGCCGCCGGTGGCGTGGCCACTCCGGCCGACGCGGCGCTGATGATGGAGCTCGGTGCCGAAGGCGTGTTCGTCGGTTCCGGCATCTTCAAGTCCGGCGACCCGGCCAAGCGCGCCGCCGCCATCGTCAAGGCCACCGCCAACTGGCAGGATGCCGATCTGCTGGCACGACTCTCCGAGAACCTCGGCGAGGCCATGGTCGGCATCAACGAGGACGAAATCCAGACCATCATGGCCGCCCGCGGCGAGTGA
- the pdxT gene encoding pyridoxal 5'-phosphate synthase glutaminase subunit PdxT, with product MVVAVEYISKEESADAETAKHGVTGILAVQGAFAEHAAMLDKLGAQWKLLRAAEDFDDSIDRVILPGGESTTQGKLLRSTGLFEPIAAHIAAGKPVFGTCAGMILLAKRLENDDNVYFGALDATVRRNAYGRQLGSFASTADFGDIKDFPLVFIRGPFVSDVGADATIETEVDGRVVGLRQGNILATAFHPELTDDTRIHELFLSL from the coding sequence ATGGTTGTAGCTGTTGAATATATTTCGAAGGAAGAGTCGGCCGATGCCGAGACGGCAAAGCACGGCGTGACCGGCATCCTGGCCGTACAGGGCGCGTTCGCAGAGCACGCTGCGATGCTCGACAAGCTCGGCGCCCAGTGGAAGCTGCTGCGTGCCGCCGAGGATTTCGACGATTCCATCGACCGCGTGATTCTGCCCGGCGGCGAGTCGACCACACAGGGCAAGCTGCTGCGCTCCACAGGTCTGTTCGAGCCGATCGCCGCGCACATCGCCGCCGGCAAGCCGGTGTTCGGCACGTGCGCCGGAATGATTCTGCTCGCGAAGCGACTGGAAAACGACGACAACGTGTACTTCGGCGCCCTCGACGCCACGGTTCGCCGCAATGCTTACGGTCGGCAGCTCGGTTCGTTCGCCTCCACGGCCGATTTCGGTGACATCAAGGACTTTCCGCTCGTGTTCATCCGTGGGCCGTTCGTCTCCGATGTCGGGGCGGACGCCACGATCGAGACCGAGGTTGATGGGCGTGTGGTCGGTCTGCGACAGGGCAACATTCTCGCCACGGCCTTCCACCCCGAACTCACCGACGACACCCGCATTCACGAGTTATTTTTGAGCCTGTAG
- a CDS encoding family 43 glycosylhydrolase → MGPAIRGESGRGEVRDDVDVDFVAMLLRGETWVHDGDRASGAEATPAAGPRADYRLRLTLDQWTPDGAVSGEITDITRLRLRFRSDYGTVTALDGSAVPQTQDLFRPLLLAVHRDDGSGIDGSTAGTSRVVISVVAERLDTPVRIPDTPDATGRRGMRFFADPELAYERGTFYLFATTDGHSEWSGWQIHCLASEDLTHWQDRGVVIDLHDQHLDGSGRTNILPGRTAHAWVPALTVRDGRYYLYFCGDGQTNVAVSDHIDGGYALQGDLARTGSHAARHGFGTGIVAPGIDPAAFRDPQTGRWYLAWGRTGRATPACPTTCCASSPKPRPTSGRPHI, encoded by the coding sequence ATGGGGCCGGCGATTCGAGGAGAGTCGGGCCGCGGCGAAGTCCGCGACGACGTCGACGTGGACTTCGTCGCAATGCTGCTGCGCGGGGAGACGTGGGTTCATGACGGTGACCGGGCTTCCGGCGCGGAAGCAACGCCGGCCGCAGGGCCACGGGCCGATTACCGGCTACGGCTGACGCTGGACCAATGGACGCCGGACGGTGCGGTCAGCGGCGAAATCACTGACATCACTCGGCTGCGACTGCGGTTCCGCAGCGATTACGGAACCGTGACGGCCCTCGACGGATCCGCCGTACCGCAGACCCAGGATCTGTTCCGTCCGCTCCTGCTCGCGGTGCACCGCGATGACGGGTCGGGCATTGACGGCTCGACTGCCGGTACCTCGCGCGTGGTCATCTCCGTCGTCGCGGAACGACTCGACACCCCCGTGCGCATCCCCGACACGCCTGACGCGACCGGCAGGCGGGGCATGCGTTTCTTCGCCGACCCTGAACTCGCATACGAACGCGGGACGTTCTACCTGTTCGCCACCACCGACGGACACAGCGAGTGGAGCGGCTGGCAGATCCACTGCCTCGCCTCCGAAGACCTGACGCATTGGCAGGACCGCGGCGTCGTCATCGACCTGCATGACCAGCATCTCGACGGCAGCGGCCGAACCAACATCCTGCCCGGCCGGACCGCCCACGCCTGGGTGCCGGCGCTCACCGTTCGCGACGGCCGCTATTACCTGTATTTCTGCGGCGACGGGCAGACCAACGTGGCGGTATCCGACCATATCGATGGAGGATACGCTCTGCAGGGCGACTTGGCGCGAACCGGCTCGCACGCCGCGCGGCACGGCTTCGGAACCGGCATCGTCGCGCCCGGCATCGATCCCGCGGCGTTCCGCGACCCGCAGACCGGCCGATGGTACCTAGCCTGGGGCAGAACCGGGCGCGCTACTCCCGCCTGTCCGACGACATGCTGCGCATCATCCCCGAAGCCACGCCCGACATCCGGGAGGCCGCATATCTGA
- a CDS encoding family 43 glycosylhydrolase, with protein MLRIIPEATPDIREAAYLNVREHAGTWTYYLTYSIGDTNDPDYRVAYAAASTMEGDGSQWTYRGEILVANERLGILGTGHHCILRVPGTDEWVIAYHRFLPDAMRPRGVDRYTGERIRTGNKREIRFARLEFDERDGWRAAHQTGDGIDEQPGVVMNSGDMRGGDHVIGWQRCREDDKTVADMR; from the coding sequence ATGCTGCGCATCATCCCCGAAGCCACGCCCGACATCCGGGAGGCCGCATATCTGAACGTGAGAGAGCATGCCGGAACGTGGACGTACTATCTCACGTACTCGATCGGCGACACCAACGACCCCGACTATCGAGTCGCCTATGCGGCCGCGTCGACCATGGAAGGCGACGGTTCGCAGTGGACCTATCGCGGCGAAATCCTGGTCGCCAACGAACGCCTCGGCATACTCGGCACCGGGCATCACTGCATACTTCGGGTCCCCGGCACCGACGAATGGGTCATCGCCTACCACCGCTTTCTGCCGGACGCCATGCGCCCGCGCGGCGTGGACCGGTACACGGGCGAGCGCATCCGCACCGGCAACAAGCGCGAAATCCGGTTCGCCAGACTCGAATTCGACGAACGGGACGGATGGCGTGCCGCTCATCAGACCGGTGATGGTATCGATGAGCAGCCTGGCGTGGTCATGAACAGCGGCGACATGCGTGGTGGCGATCACGTCATCGGATGGCAACGATGTCGCGAAGACGACAAAACCGTAGCAGACATGCGGTAA
- a CDS encoding LacI family DNA-binding transcriptional regulator, which yields MGKTENGKTGKSEIAQNLPGSPTTAARRRVTLRDVATAAGVSLKTASNVINGTGRMTDATRAKVEAVIEQTGYRVNVAARNLNRDRTGFITLAVPTLTAPYLSELANRVIDAARQRGYLVYVTTYAEGSATGARELLRNFNTTVSDGMILSMSEVEDINPEDLEVDFPLVVVGARTTWGKADHATPNDVQAAASAAGYMFDCGVKSLAVVGGRGAYDEAKLLGAVEGNAQLRLRGIIEECRRRGMTLDARLVGNVEQEWTIGAGAHATQELIDKGVPFDGVIGLNDQLAIGALTVMRANGIEIPRQVQVIGFDNIEESQYLQIPLTTMDSRLEWTAPTAVERILGRIRGEIAKPELLMTDCNVIVRDSTR from the coding sequence ATGGGCAAGACCGAAAACGGCAAGACCGGCAAGAGCGAGATCGCGCAGAACCTGCCAGGCTCGCCGACGACGGCCGCACGTCGGCGCGTCACGTTGCGCGACGTCGCCACCGCGGCCGGCGTGTCGCTGAAAACGGCATCCAATGTCATCAACGGCACCGGACGCATGACCGACGCCACCCGCGCCAAAGTCGAAGCCGTCATCGAGCAGACCGGATACCGGGTCAACGTCGCCGCGCGCAACCTCAACCGGGACCGCACCGGCTTCATCACGCTCGCTGTGCCGACGCTGACCGCGCCGTACCTGTCCGAGCTCGCGAACCGCGTGATCGACGCCGCCCGGCAGCGCGGGTATCTCGTGTACGTCACCACATACGCGGAAGGGTCGGCGACGGGCGCCCGCGAGTTGTTGCGCAACTTCAACACCACGGTGTCGGACGGCATGATTCTGTCGATGAGCGAAGTCGAGGACATCAACCCGGAGGACCTGGAGGTCGATTTCCCGCTGGTGGTGGTCGGCGCGCGAACCACGTGGGGCAAGGCCGATCATGCGACGCCCAACGACGTGCAGGCGGCGGCATCGGCCGCCGGATACATGTTCGACTGCGGCGTGAAGTCGCTGGCGGTGGTCGGCGGACGTGGCGCATATGACGAGGCGAAGCTGCTCGGCGCGGTGGAAGGCAACGCGCAGCTGCGTTTGCGCGGCATCATCGAAGAATGCCGGCGACGCGGCATGACGCTGGATGCGCGGCTGGTCGGCAATGTCGAGCAGGAATGGACGATTGGCGCGGGCGCCCATGCCACGCAGGAGCTCATCGACAAGGGCGTGCCGTTCGATGGCGTCATCGGCCTGAACGACCAGCTGGCCATCGGCGCGTTGACCGTGATGCGCGCGAACGGCATCGAGATTCCCCGGCAGGTTCAGGTGATCGGGTTCGACAACATCGAGGAGTCGCAATACCTGCAGATTCCGCTCACCACCATGGATTCGCGTCTGGAGTGGACCGCGCCTACCGCCGTCGAGCGGATTCTAGGGCGCATCCGCGGTGAGATCGCTAAGCCCGAGTTGTTGATGACCGATTGCAATGTGATTGTGCGCGACAGCACGCGGTGA
- a CDS encoding aldo/keto reductase, translated as MLGTSDLAVAAAAASVPGIKLNDGNVIPQIGLGLLRIENDDVAPVVKSALAAGYRHIDGAAGYNNEGGVGRALAETGFNKGRKRSHLWVTTKLRDSEQGYDMALAAFDRQLGLLQLEYVDMYMIHWPTPFNWRSGATWKAFTKLRDEGRVKTLGVCNFLPEHLTRLYEETGEWPAVNQIELHPTWQQREVVAFCKEHGIAVEAYSPMARGADLKAGNGTIARIAEAHEVSPAQVILRWHIENGTIIIPKSVHSERQRQNLDLFGFALTLDEHAAIDALDGPERAGHDPRTFSYA; from the coding sequence ATGCTGGGAACCAGCGATCTCGCCGTTGCGGCGGCTGCTGCGAGCGTGCCGGGAATCAAACTCAATGACGGCAACGTGATTCCGCAAATCGGGTTGGGGCTGCTGCGAATCGAGAACGATGATGTCGCTCCCGTGGTCAAATCGGCGTTGGCGGCGGGGTACCGGCATATCGACGGAGCCGCGGGCTACAACAACGAGGGCGGCGTCGGCCGCGCCCTCGCCGAAACCGGCTTCAACAAGGGGCGCAAGCGCAGTCATCTGTGGGTCACGACCAAGCTGCGCGACTCCGAGCAGGGGTACGACATGGCACTTGCAGCCTTCGACCGACAGCTGGGACTGTTGCAGCTGGAATACGTCGACATGTACATGATTCATTGGCCGACTCCGTTCAATTGGCGTTCCGGAGCGACCTGGAAGGCGTTCACCAAGCTGCGCGACGAAGGCCGTGTGAAGACGCTGGGCGTGTGCAACTTCCTGCCGGAGCATCTGACCCGTCTGTACGAGGAGACCGGCGAATGGCCGGCGGTCAACCAGATCGAGCTGCACCCGACCTGGCAGCAGCGCGAAGTCGTCGCATTCTGCAAGGAGCACGGCATCGCGGTCGAAGCATACTCCCCGATGGCTCGCGGCGCCGACCTGAAGGCCGGCAACGGCACGATCGCGCGAATCGCCGAGGCGCACGAGGTGTCGCCTGCCCAGGTGATCCTGCGCTGGCACATCGAAAACGGCACGATCATCATCCCCAAGTCGGTGCACTCCGAACGTCAGCGGCAGAACCTCGACCTGTTCGGCTTCGCGCTCACGCTCGATGAACATGCCGCCATCGACGCGCTCGACGGTCCGGAACGCGCGGGGCACGACCCTCGCACGTTCTCCTACGCCTGA